One genomic window of Halococcus sediminicola includes the following:
- a CDS encoding branched-chain amino acid ABC transporter permease, with translation MGIAETYSRGRSLVAEQPLTLLVVVVCALLAVDLVSKIVEGSLSVLSLAIFLKDGLILGLVIGLAGVGLSMTYAILGFANFAHGDYISSGAFAGWATTYVIAGFGTLSVGDLLLLGVSGNADAGTVGVSVVSTPLAVVVGLVVAVVFTILLTLLVDRIVYRPMRDQDGISLLIASVGVALALRYLIAFVFGTSRPGITGGSLPSVTVPGVGIQINAHEATLAVCAIGLLIGVHVVLQYTKLGTAMRAMADNRDLARVTGIPTERVVRATWVIGGGLTGAAGYLITLETGTIAFDFGWVLLLLIFAAVILGGIGSVYGAMFGGLLIGLASTVSLVWIPSDFTTVAAFLVMIFMLLVKPSGLFGGVTTA, from the coding sequence ATGGGTATTGCTGAAACCTACTCTCGTGGCCGGAGTCTCGTCGCCGAACAACCCCTCACGCTTCTCGTCGTGGTGGTCTGCGCCCTGCTGGCGGTCGATCTGGTCTCGAAGATAGTAGAGGGATCGCTGTCGGTGCTCAGTCTGGCCATCTTCCTCAAGGACGGCCTCATCCTCGGCCTCGTAATCGGGCTCGCGGGGGTAGGTCTCTCGATGACCTACGCCATTCTCGGCTTCGCGAACTTCGCACACGGCGATTACATCTCCAGTGGGGCGTTCGCCGGCTGGGCGACCACCTACGTCATCGCGGGCTTCGGGACGCTCTCGGTGGGCGACCTCCTCCTGCTCGGCGTCAGCGGAAACGCGGATGCCGGCACGGTCGGCGTGAGCGTCGTCTCGACGCCGCTGGCGGTCGTCGTAGGTCTCGTCGTCGCGGTAGTCTTCACGATCCTTCTCACCTTGCTCGTCGACCGCATCGTCTATCGGCCGATGCGCGACCAGGATGGCATCTCGTTGCTCATCGCCAGCGTCGGCGTCGCGCTCGCGCTCCGCTACCTCATCGCGTTCGTCTTCGGCACGAGCAGGCCGGGAATCACCGGCGGGTCGCTTCCAAGCGTCACCGTTCCGGGCGTCGGCATCCAGATCAACGCCCACGAGGCGACGCTCGCGGTCTGTGCGATCGGACTCCTGATCGGGGTCCACGTCGTCCTCCAGTACACGAAACTCGGGACGGCGATGCGCGCGATGGCCGACAACCGCGACCTCGCGCGCGTCACCGGCATCCCCACAGAACGCGTCGTCCGCGCCACGTGGGTCATCGGCGGCGGCCTCACCGGCGCGGCGGGCTATCTCATCACGCTCGAAACGGGGACTATCGCCTTCGACTTCGGCTGGGTGCTCCTCCTCCTCATCTTCGCGGCGGTCATCCTCGGTGGGATCGGTTCGGTCTACGGCGCGATGTTCGGCGGGTTGCTCATCGGGCTCGCGAGCACTGTCTCATTGGTCTGGATCCCCTCCGATTTCACCACCGTCGCGGCCTTCCTCGTGATGATCTTCATGCTCTTGGTCAAGCCGTCGGGGCTGTTCGGCGGGGTGACGACCGCATGA